In Capsicum annuum cultivar UCD-10X-F1 chromosome 7, UCD10Xv1.1, whole genome shotgun sequence, one genomic interval encodes:
- the LOC107876832 gene encoding cytochrome P450 CYP72A219-like has protein sequence MLPAFYVSCSEMLSKWEEIVPNETSFEHDVWPDLQKMTSEVISRTAFGSSYEEGRTVFDLQKEQAEYVIVKGQSIYIPGSRFLPTKRNRRMLEIEEQVQTTIRRIIDKRLRAMEGGETSKDDLLGILLESNLKEIELHGRKDFGMTISEVVDECKLFYFAGQETTSVLLVWTMILLCLHPEWQVRAREEVLHIFGNDKPDLEGLNRLKIVTMILYETLRLFPPLPVIGRRTSDEVKLGDLNLPAGVILIIPAILVHYDKEVWGEDAKEFKPERFSEGVSKATKGQVSFIPFSWGPRVCIGQNFAMMEAKMALAMILQKFSFELSPSYTHAPFAVVTIHPQYGAPLLMRKI, from the exons ATGCTACCAGCATTTTACGTGAGTTGTAGTGAAATGCTAAGCAAATGGGAGGAGATTGTTCCAAACGAAACATCATTCGAGCACGATGTATGGCCAGACCTTCAAAAAATGACCAGTGAAGTCATATCTCGAACTGCATTTGGGAGTAGCTATGAAGAAGGAAGAACAGTATTTGATCTTCAGAAAGAACAAGCTGAATATGTAATTGTAAAAGGACAATCAATTTATATACCAGGATCAAG gtTCTTGCCTACTAAAAGGAACAGAAGAATGCTGGAAATCGAAGAGCAAGTCCAAACAACAATTAGGCGTATCATCGACAAAAGATTGAGAGCAATGGAAGGAGGGGAGACTAGTAAGGATGACTTATTAGGCATATTACTTGAATCCAATTTGAAAGAAATTGAGCTTCATGGTAGAAAAGATTTTGGAATGACTATATCAGAAGTGGTAGACGAGTGCAAACTATTCTATTTTGCTGGACAAGAGACAACTTCAGTGTTACTCGTATGGACAATGATTTTGCTGTGCTTACATCCAGAGTGGCAAGTACGTGCCAGAGAGGAGGTGTTACATATCTTTGGAAATGATAAACCAGATTTGGAAGGATTAAATCGCTTGAAAATT GTAACAATGATCTTGTACGAGACGTTAAGGCTATTCCCTCCATTGCCAGTAATTGGTAGAAGGACTAGTGATGAAGTCAAATTGGGAGATCTAAATCTACCAGCTGGAGTGATACTTATTATACCCGCCATCCTAGTACATTATGATAAGGAAGTATGGGGTGAAGACGCAAAGGAATTCAAACCAGAAAGATTCAGTGAAGGAGTGTCAAAGGCAACCAAAGGACAAGTCTCATTTATCCCATTTAGCTGGGGACCCCGTGTTTGCATCGGACAAAACTTTGCGATGATGGAAGCAAAAATGGCATTGGCAATGATACTACAGAAATTCTCCTTTGAACTATCACCATCTTATACACATGCTCCATTTGCAGTAGTGACTATTCATCCTCAGTATGGTGCTCCTCTGCTTATGCGCAAAATTTAA